The genomic window CGTGCTCTATCCGCCGGTCGTGCGCGACCTGTTCGAGGCCGGAATCGACGTCCACTACCTCGCCAACGTCACCGGCCACGGCTGGCGCAAGCTCATGCGCGCGCGCCGCGAGCTGCGCTACGTGCTGCACGCGGTGCCGCCACTCTCCCCGCTCTTCCGCTTCCTCGTGGATCGTGCGGGGATCGACTCCGCGGAGGCGTACGCGACGTTCAACATGGGCGCCGGATTCGCGGTCTACGCCCCCGAAGCCGACGCCGCACGCATCGTCGAGATCGCGCGGGCGCGGGACATCACGTCGTGGGCGGCCGGTCACATCGAGGCGGGTCCCCGCGAGGTGATCGTCGAACCCCTCGGGCTCCGCTACGCGAGCGAAACGCTCGCCGTCCGCTGACGTGTGGACGCATCCGCCTGGCCCATGGCGCCGCCGGCTGACGCTCGCGGCGCTCGTCCCGCTCGCTGCGGCGTCGATCCTGGCCGCGCCGCGGCCGGATCCAGAGAAGCTCCGCGCGCGCTACGCCAGGTACGTTGCGCTCGGCGACCATCTCGGCTTCTCGCTGTGTGGGGACTCCACGGTCTTCATGATCGTCGCGGAGCATCCGGGCATGCTGCTGACTCCCGGCTTCCTGTATCAGAGTCGTCCGCTCGTCTTCGCGACGGCGCACGCCGTCGGACGGGCCGCGACCGTCGTCGTCCCAGAGGAGGCCCTCCGGCTGGCTCCCTTGCCGGGGTGGTGGTCGCCCTACCTCGTGCTCAACGCCATCGTCCTCGTCGCCTCGATCTGGCTGTTCGATGCCGCGGTCGCGCCGCCGGGAGCTCGCTACCCGGTGACCGCGCTCCTCGCCGCGCTCCTGCTCGTGAACGAGGTGGTGCGCTGGTTCCTGTGCTCGCCCCATACCCAGCTCCTGATCGTGCTTGCGCCCGTGCTGTGTCTCGTGCTGGCGCGCTCGACGCTCGCGGCGCCGGGCGTGATGACCCAGAGGCGAGCCCTCGTTCTCGGCGGCACGATCGGGCTGCTCGTGCTGGCATACGGCGCGTTCCTGGTGTGTGTTCCGGTCGTCGTGATCGCGTCGATGCTGCGCCCCGCGACGAGGCGATCCGGTGTCACGACGGCTCTGGCTCTCTTCGTCGTCGCGGCGACGACGCCGACGCTTGCGTGGTATGCATTCGTGCAGATCGCGAGCGGTTCCGTGTACAGCGGCGAGGTCGCGAAGTACCGTCAGTTCGTCTGGCCGGCGGACGCCGCGGCGTCGGGCCGCCTCCTCGCAACGGCCAGCGCCTTCGCCCGCGAGTTCGCGGTCACCTCGGCATCCGTGCTGTGGATCCCGCTCGCCATCCTGGGATCCGCCGTCGCGGTCGGGTGGACGCAGCTCCGTCCGGCGGGTCTTCCACCGGAGCGTCGGATCGAGGCGTGTGCCGCCGTCCTCACGCTCGCGTGCCAGACGTCCTTCCTCTACTGGCTGGGCTTCTATCGCGTTCGGCTTTCGATCGGCATGGTCCCGCCGATCCTCGCACTGGCGAACGTGGTGCTCGCCTCCGCCTGGCCGTCGCTGCCCACCCGCACCCGCCGGTCGGTGGTCGCCGTCCTCGCTCTCGTCGTCGCCGCGTCGGTCGTCCACGTGCTCGTCGAAGACCCGCCCGCATGAGGCCTCAGCCGCCGATCACCTCGATCGGCAGCCGCAACGGATTGTAGGGTCCGGTGAGATCGGGGCCGCCCACCTGGACGAGCGAGACTTCGAGCAGGTACCGGCCCGGTCGTGTCGGGGCGCGCACGATCACGCGTGATCGCAAGTGCGGTGCTGACGCGTGACACCTCCCTAGAGCAGGCACCCGATCTGACCCACTCGCCCCCGGCGACCGAACCTGCCGCCGAAAGCGCATCCGCAGCACGACCGGGTGTCGCGGCCGGCGGAGCCGGCGCGGCAGATCAGTGACGCGCGGGTGGCGTCCGCTGCAGCTCGCGTTCGAGCCGCGCGAAGATGGCCGCGCCCTCGCTGCGCAGCTCGGCCTCGACCTGCACCGCACGCGCGCCCTTCCCGAGCGCGCGGGTGACGTCGTAGGCCGACGCGATGCCGCCCGCCACCACCACGTCGATCGGGTGCGGCGCCTCGACCAGCAGCTTCTCGAATCCGGTGAAGGCGTTGGGCGCCACCACGGCCCGCGCGCCGGCGCCCAGGAGCGTCTCGACGAGCAGCACGTACGGCATGCGCGGATGATCCGGGATCCTCACCCAGCACGGGCTCGCCGCTGCCACCCGGCTCGTGATCTCGGCCAGCAGCCCCGGCTCGTCGAACGGCACGAGCGTCGCGTCGACCCACTCGTCGGCGAGGTTCGCTTCGACGGCGGCCACGCCCGCGTCGGCGAACGACCTGGCGAGGAACCCGAACTCGTCGGGCGTGCCGCCCACCACGCTCGCGACCACCGGTCGCGTCGCGTCGCGCGCGAGCTCGCGGACGAAGGGCAGGAACTTGTCGAAACCGGGGTTGTGCAGCGAGCGGAACTGCGGGTGCAAGAACGGCCGGACGGTCGTCGGCGGGAGCACGATCGCGCCGGTGCGCGAGTGCGCGAGGGCGCGCAGCTCGCTCGCCGTCGTCGCCGCTCCCGACGCGTTCATGACGCAGAACGGGAGCCGCACGCCGCCGACGACGGCACCCAGCCTCGCCGCGCGCGCCGTCGCCGCGGGATCGCTCATCCACGGACCTCGATCGCCACCTCGACGAACTCCCGGCGGGCCTCGTCCCAGCGAAACGCCTTGGCCTCGCCCACTTCGCGCGCGTCCGAGACGACGACGTACGTCACGTCGGGATAGTTGGGCTCGTCCCACGGCTCGACGGCCTTCTTCTTGTCCTCGTCCGAGAAGT from Candidatus Eisenbacteria bacterium includes these protein-coding regions:
- a CDS encoding AIR synthase-related protein, whose translation is VLYPPVVRDLFEAGIDVHYLANVTGHGWRKLMRARRELRYVLHAVPPLSPLFRFLVDRAGIDSAEAYATFNMGAGFAVYAPEADAARIVEIARARDITSWAAGHIEAGPREVIVEPLGLRYASETLAVR